Within the Sulfurimonas aquatica genome, the region CTTATGAAGCGGCTTTAATGGCAGTCGGAGCTGGTAAATTAGCCATAGATAAAATTGTCTCTGGAGAGATACAAAGTGCTTTTTGTGCTGTACGACCTCCAGGACACCATGCGACAGCTACTCAAGCTATGGGGTTTTGTTTGTTCAATAATATCGCTATTACAGCTCGTTATGCTCAATTTATGGGTTATGAAGAAGTAATGATAATTGATTTTGATGTACATCATGGTAATGGAACCCAAGAGATATTTTATGATGATTCAAATGTGTTTTATTTTAGCACACATGAGTACCCAGCCTACCCCGGTAGTGGTTATATAGATGAGTGTGGAATTGATGAGGGAAAAGGATATACTCATAATTTTCCTCTACACTCCTATAGTGGAGATGATGATATTCTTCCTATTTATGAGGAAGATCTCTTAGATGACATTGAGAGTTTTCAACCAGACATTATTTTAGTCTCTGCCGGTTATGATTTACATGCCGCTGATCCTTTAGCTCAACTACAAGTTAGTACTGAGGGAATCAAAAAAATTGTAGAGTCAATTATGCACTGTAGT harbors:
- a CDS encoding histone deacetylase family protein, which translates into the protein MSSVAFIYDPIFLEHDTSLSHPENANRLRSILRAIEPLREHLLFLKPSPAPLDIVMQVHPNYHIELIEEKSLSQEAIDSDTQVSSESYEAALMAVGAGKLAIDKIVSGEIQSAFCAVRPPGHHATATQAMGFCLFNNIAITARYAQFMGYEEVMIIDFDVHHGNGTQEIFYDDSNVFYFSTHEYPAYPGSGYIDECGIDEGKGYTHNFPLHSYSGDDDILPIYEEDLLDDIESFQPDIILVSAGYDLHAADPLAQLQVSTEGIKKIVESIMHCSDVPKVFMLEGGYNLNALGESVFETLETMISS